Proteins co-encoded in one Flavobacteriaceae bacterium MAR_2009_75 genomic window:
- a CDS encoding light-regulated signal transduction histidine kinase (bacteriophytochrome) codes for MKIADDHHREAERLEHLESYSVLDSLPEKDYDNLTKLAAEICQTPISLITLLDDERQWFKSNHGLNVRETPKEQSFCSHAITTHEDIFTVKDSREDSRFFDNPLVTGNPRVVFYAGVPLKNASGLPLGTLCVIDHEPHSLSQSQEEALAILAEQVMNLLELRKSKIELENKNQDLKELSNELEIKVQQRTKELEVQNNELEKMNAELQSFAYISSHDMQEPLRKIQTFASQLLATEHANLSEKGIHRFNRMQLAANRMQNLIQDLLAYSKAEKSGKIFEQTSFATLIEDIKDSLMEEFQAKKASLKISGESHAEIIPSQFKQLFANLIVNSLKFAKKDISSVIEIDMTTVTAKEDNSVPLLDHMKYARITLTDNGIGFEQTSAEQIFKIFHRLHNRKEYEGTGIGLAIVKKIVLNHKGYIIANSKPGEGVTFKIYVPTKH; via the coding sequence ATGAAAATTGCTGATGACCATCACAGAGAAGCTGAGCGTCTCGAACACTTAGAATCTTACTCTGTACTGGATTCCTTGCCGGAAAAAGATTATGACAACTTGACCAAACTTGCTGCCGAAATCTGTCAAACCCCTATATCACTGATTACCTTGTTAGACGATGAGCGTCAATGGTTTAAATCGAATCACGGTCTCAATGTTCGTGAGACCCCAAAAGAACAATCTTTTTGCAGTCATGCAATTACCACCCATGAAGACATTTTCACGGTCAAAGATTCTCGTGAAGACTCCCGTTTTTTTGACAATCCTTTGGTCACGGGCAACCCTAGGGTAGTATTCTATGCCGGTGTTCCTTTAAAAAATGCATCGGGCCTGCCCTTGGGCACCTTGTGCGTTATAGACCATGAACCCCATTCGCTAAGCCAAAGTCAAGAAGAAGCCCTTGCCATATTAGCGGAACAAGTGATGAATTTACTTGAATTAAGAAAAAGTAAAATTGAGCTAGAAAACAAAAACCAAGATTTAAAAGAGCTCTCTAACGAACTTGAAATCAAGGTGCAGCAAAGAACAAAAGAGTTGGAGGTACAGAACAATGAGCTTGAAAAAATGAATGCCGAACTGCAATCGTTCGCTTATATTTCGAGCCATGACATGCAAGAACCGCTCAGAAAAATACAAACATTCGCCTCGCAATTGCTAGCCACCGAACATGCCAATCTTTCTGAAAAAGGTATTCATAGGTTTAACAGAATGCAGTTGGCTGCCAATCGTATGCAAAATCTGATTCAAGATCTTCTTGCGTATTCAAAAGCCGAAAAATCAGGTAAGATTTTTGAACAAACTTCTTTCGCAACCTTAATTGAGGATATAAAAGACAGCTTGATGGAAGAATTTCAAGCTAAGAAGGCATCCTTAAAAATATCTGGCGAAAGTCATGCTGAAATAATACCTTCACAATTCAAGCAACTATTTGCCAATCTCATCGTAAACTCTCTAAAGTTTGCCAAAAAAGATATTTCTTCGGTCATAGAAATTGACATGACTACGGTGACTGCTAAAGAAGACAACTCAGTTCCTCTTCTTGATCATATGAAGTATGCGAGAATTACATTGACCGATAACGGTATCGGGTTTGAGCAAACATCGGCAGAGCAAATCTTTAAAATTTTTCACAGACTGCATAACCGTAAAGAATATGAAGGTACCGGCATCGGGCTGGCCATCGTAAAAAAAATTGTGCTGAACCATAAAGGCTATATTATTGCGAACAGCAAACCGGGCGAAGGGGTAACCTTTAAAATCTATGTACCTACAAAACATTAA
- a CDS encoding GAF sensor signal transduction histidine kinase: protein MKYPEDHAEEEERVKALKSYKILDTLPEDDYENLTKIAAEICGTSISLVSLIDDHRQWFKSNHGLKVKETSKDYAFCAHAINDSNDGDAFIIEDARKDVRFADNPLVVGDPNVIFYAGVPLVTPSGLPLGTLCVIDHKSKSLTDSQIETLKILSKQVMNLLELRKSKKQLKSTVEILKKNNAELERFARVAAHDLKSPLNNIWSLSGFLKEEFKGHMTPRGEDIILHIRNSSETLRKFIDGLLVFSTSTSVLHEHHEDVVLDDLHQNLAELFVSVENSQITINSELTSIKVNRTALEQILINLIANAIKHNDKDTIDINLVVGQSDTHYRISVADNGPGIAIKDQEKIFELFQKLEENDRFGEVSTGIGLATVKRTVNNLGGEITLISKMGKGSKFIFTIEK from the coding sequence ATGAAATACCCTGAAGATCACGCTGAAGAAGAAGAAAGGGTTAAGGCTCTAAAGTCTTACAAAATTCTTGATACGCTTCCTGAAGATGACTATGAAAACCTTACCAAAATAGCTGCTGAGATATGCGGCACCTCGATTTCACTTGTTAGCTTAATCGATGATCATAGGCAATGGTTTAAATCGAATCATGGTTTAAAGGTCAAAGAGACATCAAAAGATTATGCATTTTGTGCACATGCAATCAATGACTCTAATGATGGTGATGCCTTTATTATAGAGGATGCTCGTAAAGATGTTCGATTTGCCGACAACCCTCTAGTGGTAGGTGATCCGAATGTGATTTTTTATGCTGGGGTTCCCTTGGTTACGCCTAGTGGCCTACCATTGGGCACCTTGTGTGTTATCGATCACAAGAGCAAATCTTTAACCGATAGCCAAATCGAGACCCTTAAAATTTTGAGCAAACAGGTTATGAATCTCTTAGAGCTCAGAAAGAGTAAGAAGCAATTAAAATCGACAGTTGAAATACTTAAGAAAAACAATGCTGAGTTAGAACGCTTCGCTAGGGTAGCGGCCCATGATCTAAAGTCGCCCTTGAACAATATATGGTCGCTTAGTGGATTTTTGAAAGAGGAATTTAAAGGACATATGACCCCCCGGGGAGAAGATATTATTTTACATATTCGAAACTCATCGGAAACGTTAAGAAAATTTATTGATGGGCTTTTAGTCTTTAGCACTTCAACATCTGTATTACATGAGCATCATGAAGATGTTGTGCTCGATGATCTACATCAGAACTTGGCCGAACTTTTTGTTTCCGTAGAGAATTCTCAAATTACGATAAACTCCGAATTGACTAGTATTAAGGTAAATAGAACGGCCTTAGAACAAATTCTCATCAATTTAATCGCCAATGCTATAAAGCATAATGATAAAGATACCATTGATATTAATTTGGTTGTAGGGCAAAGCGATACTCACTATAGAATATCAGTAGCCGATAACGGGCCCGGTATAGCTATTAAGGATCAAGAGAAAATTTTTGAGTTGTTTCAGAAATTAGAAGAAAATGACCGGTTTGGCGAGGTAAGCACAGGTATTGGTTTGGCTACGGTGAAACGTACGGTCAACAATTTGGGTGGTGAAATAACCCTGATTTCAAAAATGGGCAAAGGCTCAAAGTTCATTTTCACTATTGAAAAATAG
- a CDS encoding fibronectin type III domain protein, with protein MLSKTVKHFKNKKNGRLVSYRKAIYLLLQTTIFFLLLTLNLTTATAQSFPVQVIPQVTPPPPIYFSEYANENTVNSPLRVQLILNDFEIVNREVRLRVSFEGSGISFQSKDLVTGASPLFLEGGVPLVLTNVELAPYFRYENLNGISGNVYGNAIPEGAYNFCFEVFDVLTGNRLSQKSCAISVVFQNEPPFLVSPRNKTNVEEINPQNIIFQWTPRHVNVSNVEYELSIVEIWDTQVDPQQAFLSSPPVFQTVTNATTYVYGPADPLFLSGKNYAWRVQAKAKQGLEEVGLFENQGYSEIYSFSYAGSCDLPFGINHEVKGSTNANIFWDDFSTDVPEYTLRYRQKNVEGAEWFTNKTSGNQTTLWDLKPGTVYEYQVQKQCAVTGSDWSITKQFTTFIADEEAAVYDCNITPNFNLSNKEPLANLYAGDAFKAGDFPIKVLETSGSNGRFTGKGYVTIPYLNSIRVGVAFTNVLVNTDNQLVEGSVVTVYDPSLRNILDIDEAVDTVTDAVDAVGEFVEGDNDLDEIKVNWAIDKDDIKIEDGKVVITNPQNGVTKSEPLGDDMVITDSEGKTYYVDAEGEITEGGTIDQNGAITGNNVEGVSNNGQLESLTAQGIQVTFNEEGTYGMDIMPTGNIGTLVQEYTVIKDADGKDYPLTHHAVKKGATTKVKATIDLKNGGYKADDVSFKTKQGDSIPTTFNGTTATLTLTGRYSFENEVIYATVTSKEDNSKQLTAGAFTLWHLTERSVNVALVSVNGASLGSIESNVSKIFEKAVANIQFGKSLSLSVEKSELGSNQTLDFGESAWAAAYNEEQKMLVNKVKQLAGYKSDTYYILVFNDIEPSRPIGGFMPLQRQMGFVFGGKPEKEDKGGDKSKTLAHEIGHGIFALQHPFSEFGTDEQQTDWLMDYGSGDQLPHTHWAQIHDPALKFYLFQEESDGLLIQNGITGYLNIDEENWTNYGFLSPIGTSIEIPEATHVKFNEDGAVIGFKIGEEKYLGLYNSESQRFIGYLNSNSSLITTSMVYTEEFKKNFEKERYSNIKFISGNKEILAIAKKRYKNSYLDCKLKAIWINNSQVKGYLGLANPPFIPETANILESEGTQCSNADGLVDGVGANVYFSLIDKAESENIDSLLTLSNHLSDILKNKTFSFYGYGLENHAMSNSMNVEVLNYLKSNNIFSKKKFEDHFPIQTFSRDRDVIFSTIDLRKTIPENYNTRESLDYVKLNATGERHPYNYSFSDLTVRLQYLADDTFIKTAIQKMEAEGRAEAISQKDGYDQYVAKYGTDAAFILWAEFSANSSKDLMTAYFAQRLVAQHGITIVSQISKEAGQKFIYGALEEALGNYLANKLLGEEQFSAEFFQDMILAGTKSVISPNKKIDFLFDCFINLDNDVINGLLKAKSVEEFEKHLLLGGFQCAFPALLSNKQDVITNYILKKNPIAKKAQVLFTNKFNIKGDLQTEFIQQVLGLDKVLAHKNEFYRQTLKKVLQTESGANAIDVLIRSGFDFTTLSARNLERLSSSISKYGMSDDLVNIFKGTTDVNRALIFLDNIVKSPQEYADFLIKIENNAMFSKTVTISGKTLKLGEFFNSSNDAYKYYHSLINDTHFYSKMDGMEGISIIINKTTNEIIEIIYGTSTNIFKDKGTEKLKQILDIE; from the coding sequence ATGTTGTCAAAAACAGTGAAACATTTTAAAAACAAAAAAAACGGTAGACTTGTGTCTTATCGCAAAGCTATCTATTTGTTGCTACAGACAACTATTTTCTTTTTACTATTAACTCTAAACCTAACCACCGCCACCGCACAATCTTTTCCCGTACAGGTAATTCCGCAAGTGACGCCGCCGCCACCTATTTATTTTTCGGAATACGCCAATGAGAATACCGTTAACAGTCCGTTGCGCGTTCAATTGATCTTAAACGATTTTGAGATTGTCAATCGAGAAGTGCGTTTAAGGGTTTCCTTTGAGGGTAGCGGTATCAGTTTTCAAAGTAAGGACCTGGTTACCGGCGCTTCGCCCCTCTTTTTAGAAGGAGGTGTTCCCCTGGTACTTACCAATGTGGAGCTGGCCCCCTATTTTAGGTATGAAAACCTCAACGGTATTTCCGGTAATGTGTATGGTAATGCCATTCCCGAAGGGGCCTATAACTTCTGCTTTGAGGTATTTGATGTACTAACAGGCAACCGACTTTCCCAAAAATCGTGTGCCATTAGTGTGGTATTCCAAAACGAACCGCCCTTTTTGGTATCCCCCAGAAACAAGACCAATGTAGAAGAAATCAATCCGCAGAACATTATATTTCAGTGGACACCCAGACACGTAAACGTTAGTAATGTAGAATACGAGCTTAGCATTGTGGAAATTTGGGATACACAAGTGGACCCACAACAGGCCTTTTTAAGCTCCCCTCCCGTTTTTCAGACCGTTACCAATGCCACTACCTATGTATACGGACCGGCGGATCCGCTCTTCCTATCGGGCAAAAACTATGCCTGGCGGGTGCAGGCAAAGGCAAAACAAGGGTTGGAAGAAGTGGGCCTTTTTGAAAACCAAGGCTATAGCGAAATCTATTCCTTTAGTTATGCGGGCAGTTGTGATTTGCCCTTCGGTATCAACCATGAGGTAAAGGGCAGTACCAATGCCAATATTTTTTGGGACGATTTCTCTACCGACGTACCGGAGTACACCCTACGTTACCGGCAAAAAAACGTGGAAGGAGCGGAGTGGTTCACCAATAAGACCAGTGGCAACCAAACTACCCTGTGGGACCTTAAACCAGGTACGGTCTATGAATACCAGGTTCAAAAACAATGTGCGGTAACTGGCAGTGATTGGAGCATTACCAAGCAGTTTACCACTTTTATTGCAGATGAAGAGGCCGCCGTGTATGATTGCAACATCACCCCAAATTTTAACCTAAGCAATAAAGAGCCCCTTGCCAATCTCTATGCCGGGGATGCCTTTAAGGCGGGCGATTTTCCCATAAAGGTTTTGGAAACCAGTGGTAGCAATGGCCGTTTTACCGGTAAGGGCTATGTAACCATTCCCTACCTCAACAGCATACGCGTGGGGGTAGCATTTACCAATGTGTTGGTGAATACAGATAATCAGTTGGTAGAAGGATCGGTGGTGACAGTGTATGACCCCAGTTTGCGGAATATTCTTGACATAGACGAAGCGGTAGATACCGTTACCGATGCCGTTGATGCGGTGGGGGAATTTGTTGAGGGCGATAATGATTTGGATGAAATCAAGGTCAATTGGGCTATTGATAAAGACGATATAAAAATTGAGGACGGAAAGGTGGTCATTACCAACCCACAAAATGGAGTGACCAAATCTGAACCCTTAGGAGATGACATGGTCATTACCGATAGCGAGGGCAAAACCTATTATGTGGATGCCGAAGGCGAAATAACCGAAGGTGGTACCATAGACCAAAATGGGGCCATTACCGGCAATAACGTAGAAGGGGTTTCCAATAACGGCCAACTGGAATCCCTTACCGCTCAAGGAATACAAGTAACCTTTAATGAGGAGGGCACCTACGGAATGGATATCATGCCCACTGGGAACATAGGCACACTGGTCCAAGAATATACAGTCATTAAAGATGCCGATGGCAAAGACTACCCTTTGACCCATCATGCTGTTAAAAAAGGGGCCACCACCAAAGTTAAGGCGACTATAGACCTAAAAAATGGCGGCTACAAAGCGGACGATGTTAGTTTTAAGACCAAACAAGGCGATTCCATCCCCACAACTTTCAACGGTACTACGGCGACCTTGACCCTCACCGGAAGATATTCCTTTGAAAATGAGGTGATTTATGCCACCGTAACTAGCAAAGAGGACAATAGCAAACAGCTCACCGCAGGGGCTTTTACCCTATGGCATCTTACGGAGAGAAGTGTAAATGTTGCCTTGGTCTCGGTAAATGGTGCTTCGCTGGGGAGTATAGAAAGTAATGTCTCCAAAATTTTTGAAAAAGCGGTAGCGAATATACAGTTTGGGAAAAGCTTAAGCCTTTCTGTTGAAAAGTCTGAGCTAGGTAGTAACCAAACTTTGGATTTTGGCGAAAGTGCTTGGGCCGCCGCCTACAATGAGGAGCAAAAAATGCTCGTAAACAAGGTGAAGCAGTTAGCTGGCTATAAAAGCGACACCTATTACATTTTGGTCTTTAATGACATTGAACCTTCACGTCCTATTGGTGGATTTATGCCCTTACAACGCCAAATGGGCTTTGTATTTGGGGGTAAACCTGAGAAAGAAGATAAAGGTGGTGACAAAAGTAAAACACTGGCCCACGAAATCGGTCACGGTATTTTTGCCCTACAACATCCCTTCTCGGAGTTTGGCACAGACGAACAACAAACCGATTGGCTAATGGATTATGGTAGCGGAGACCAATTACCGCATACCCATTGGGCACAGATCCATGATCCGGCACTGAAGTTTTATCTCTTTCAGGAGGAAAGTGACGGTTTATTAATACAAAATGGTATTACCGGTTATCTGAATATCGATGAAGAAAATTGGACAAATTATGGTTTTTTATCCCCCATTGGCACATCAATTGAAATCCCCGAGGCGACACACGTAAAATTTAATGAAGACGGGGCGGTAATAGGTTTTAAAATAGGAGAAGAGAAATACCTCGGACTATATAACTCCGAAAGTCAAAGATTCATAGGCTATTTAAATTCAAATTCATCTTTGATAACGACTTCAATGGTCTATACTGAGGAGTTCAAGAAGAATTTTGAAAAGGAAAGGTACTCTAACATCAAATTCATATCTGGCAACAAAGAAATTTTGGCAATAGCTAAAAAACGCTATAAAAATTCCTATTTAGACTGTAAGTTAAAGGCTATTTGGATTAATAATTCTCAAGTCAAAGGATATCTGGGATTAGCGAACCCTCCATTTATTCCGGAAACAGCAAATATTCTTGAATCAGAGGGCACTCAATGTTCCAACGCAGATGGATTAGTAGATGGTGTGGGGGCGAATGTATATTTCTCATTAATTGATAAAGCCGAGAGCGAAAATATAGATAGTCTTCTGACTCTTTCAAACCACTTATCCGATATATTAAAAAATAAAACCTTTTCATTCTACGGGTATGGACTAGAGAATCATGCCATGTCAAATTCTATGAACGTCGAAGTATTGAACTATTTAAAATCAAATAATATTTTTTCTAAAAAGAAATTTGAAGATCACTTTCCAATTCAAACATTTTCACGTGATAGAGACGTCATTTTTTCTACAATTGATTTAAGAAAAACAATTCCAGAAAATTACAATACAAGAGAAAGTCTAGATTATGTAAAACTTAACGCGACTGGGGAAAGGCATCCATATAACTATTCATTTTCCGATTTGACCGTTAGACTTCAATATCTGGCCGATGATACTTTCATAAAAACCGCTATTCAGAAAATGGAAGCCGAGGGAAGGGCGGAAGCAATATCCCAGAAAGATGGTTACGACCAGTATGTAGCTAAGTATGGAACAGACGCAGCATTTATTTTATGGGCTGAATTTTCTGCAAATTCATCAAAAGATTTAATGACCGCATACTTTGCTCAACGCTTAGTTGCGCAACACGGAATAACCATTGTTTCTCAAATTTCTAAGGAGGCTGGACAAAAATTTATCTATGGAGCCCTTGAAGAAGCCCTAGGAAATTATTTGGCTAATAAATTGCTTGGAGAAGAACAATTTAGTGCAGAATTTTTTCAGGATATGATACTTGCTGGGACCAAATCGGTAATATCACCAAATAAAAAAATAGATTTTCTTTTCGATTGTTTTATAAACTTGGACAATGATGTTATCAACGGTCTGTTAAAGGCAAAATCGGTCGAAGAATTTGAAAAACACTTGCTATTAGGCGGTTTTCAATGTGCTTTTCCAGCTTTACTTTCAAATAAGCAAGATGTTATAACAAATTATATACTAAAAAAGAATCCCATTGCTAAAAAAGCACAAGTGCTTTTCACCAATAAGTTCAACATTAAGGGTGATTTGCAAACAGAGTTTATACAGCAAGTATTGGGTTTAGACAAGGTCTTAGCACATAAAAATGAATTTTATCGGCAAACATTAAAAAAAGTGCTTCAGACGGAATCAGGAGCCAATGCAATAGATGTCCTGATAAGGTCAGGTTTTGATTTCACCACACTTTCAGCTAGAAATTTAGAGCGGTTATCCTCAAGTATTTCCAAATATGGTATGAGTGATGATTTAGTCAATATTTTTAAAGGTACGACCGATGTTAACAGAGCTCTCATTTTTCTGGACAATATCGTAAAGTCGCCACAAGAGTATGCTGACTTTTTAATTAAAATTGAGAACAATGCAATGTTCTCAAAAACGGTTACTATAAGCGGCAAAACACTAAAGCTAGGGGAATTCTTCAATAGTAGCAATGATGCTTATAAATATTATCATTCTTTGATAAATGACACTCATTTTTATTCAAAAATGGATGGAATGGAGGGCATAAGCATAATCATCAATAAAACAACAAATGAAATCATTGAAATTATCTATGGTACCTCAACCAATATCTTTAAAGACAAGGGTACCGAAAAACTGAAACAAATTCTTGATATTGAATAA